From a region of the Arvicanthis niloticus isolate mArvNil1 chromosome 6, mArvNil1.pat.X, whole genome shotgun sequence genome:
- the Shmt1 gene encoding serine hydroxymethyltransferase, cytosolic produces the protein MAERDPALWASHEKMLTQPLKDSDAEVYSIIKKESNRQRVGLELIASENFASRAVLEALGSCLNNKYSEGYPGQRYYGGTEFIDELETLCQKRALQTYRLDPQCWGVNVQPYSGSPANFAVYTALVEPHGRIMGLDLPDGGHLTHGFMTDKKKISATSIFFESMPYKVYPDTGYINYDQLEENAGLFHPKLIIAGTSCYSRNLDYARLRKIADDNGAYLMADMAHISGLVAAGVVPSPFEHCHVVTTTTHKTLRGCRAGMIFYRKGVRSVDPKTGKETFYELESLINSAVFPGLQGGPHNHAIAGVAVALKQAMTTEFKIYQLQVLANCRALSDALTELGYKIVTGGSDNHLILIDLRSKGTDGGRAEKVLEACSIACNKNTCPGDRSALRPSGLRLGTPALTSRGLLEEDFQKVAHFIHRGIELTLQIQSHMAARATLKEFKEKLAGDEKFQSAVATLREEVENFASNFSLPGLPDF, from the exons GTTTACAGCATCATAAAAAAGGAGAGCAACCGGCAGAGGGTTGGATTGGAGCTGATCGCCTCGGAGAACTTTGCCAGCAGAGCCGTGTTGGAGGCCCTAGGATCTTGCTTAAATAACAAATACTCTGAGGGGTATCCGGGCCAAAG GTATTATGGTGGGACTGAGTTCATTGATGAGCTGGAGACGCTGTGTCAGAAGCGTGCATTACAGACCTACCGTCTGgatcctcagtgctggggtgtCAATGTCCAGCCTTATTCAG GCTCCCCTGCAAACTTTGCTGTGTATACTGCCCTGGTAGAGCCCCATGGGCGGATCATGGGCTTGGACCTGCCAGATGGTGGCCATCTGACACATGGCTTCATGACAGACAAGAAGAAAATCTCGGCCACCTCTATCTTCTTTGAATCTATGCCTTataag GTGTACCCAGACACTGGGTACATCAACTATGACCAGCTGGAGGAGAATGCTGGCCTCTTCCACCCGAAGCTGATCATTGCAG GGACCAGCTGCTACTCCCGGAACCTGGACTACGCACGTCTGCGAAAGATTGCGGATGACAATGGGGCATATCTCATGGCAGATATGGCACATATCAGTGGGCTTGTGGCAGCTGGTGTGGTGCCCTCCCCCTTTGAACACTGCCATGTAGTGACTACTACAACCCACAAGACCCTGAGAGGCTGCCGTGCTGGTATGATATTCTACAGAAAGG GTGTGCGCAGTGTGGATCCCAAGACTGGCAAAGAGACTTTCTATGAACTGGAGTCCCTCATCAACTCTGCTGTGTTCCCAGGCCTACAGGGGGGTCCTCACAACCATGCCATTGCTG GTGTTGCTGTGGCCCTGAAGCAAGCCATGACTACAGAATTCAAAATCTACCAGCTCCAGGTGTTGGCCAACTGCAGGGCTCTGTCTGATGCACTCACAGAGCTAGGCTACAAAATAGTCACAG GTGGCTCTGATAATCACTTGATCCTAATAGATCTGCGTTCTAAGGGTACTGATGGTGGAAGGGCTGAAAAGGTACTAGAAGCCTGTTCCATTGCCTGCAACAAGAATACCTGCCCAG gtgacagGAGCGCATTACGGCCCAGTGGATTGCGACTGGGGACTCCCGCATTGACGTCCCGAGGACTTTTGGAAGAAGACTTCCAAAAAGTAGCACACTTTATCCACAGAG GGATAGAGTTAACTCTGCAGATTCAGAGCCACATGGCCGCGAGGGCCACGCTGAAAGAGTTCAAGGAGAAGCTGGCAGGGGATGAGAAGTTCCAGAGTGCTGTGGCAACTCTCCGGGAAGAAGTGGAGAATTTTGCTTCCAACTTCTCACTACCTGGCCTTCCCGACTTTTGA
- the Smcr8 gene encoding guanine nucleotide exchange protein SMCR8, which produces MISAPDVVAFTKEDEYEEEPYNEPALPEEYSVPLFPYASQGANPWSKLSGAKFSRDFILISEFSEQVGPQPLLTIPNDTKVFGTFDLNYFSLRIMSVDYQASFVGHPPGSAYPKLNFVEDSKVVLGDSKEGAFAYVHHLTLYDLEARGFVRPFCMAYISADQHKIMQQFQELSAEFSKASECLKMGNRKAFAGELEKKLKDLDYTRTVLHTETEIQKKANDKGFYSSQAIEKANELANVEKSIIEHQDLLRQIRSYPRQKMKIPDLHPGDTEHTQDQADQVSTTSNPEESANADLYTCRPAYTPKLIKAKSTKCFDKKLKTLEELCDTEYFTQTLAQLSHIEHMFRGDLCYLLTSQIDRALRKQQPITNFLFEDFVEIDDRMEKQENVPSQHSQDSLPSKPVEECPIPKVLISVGSYKSSVESVLIKMEQEVGEEEYKGVEATESSSFDPQENLDYLDMDMKGSISSGESIEVLGTEKSASVLSKSDSQASLTVPLSPHVVRSKAVSHRTISEDSIEVLSTCPSEALIPDDFKASYPSAINEEEACADNEGAIHFRASASSPELDETQESNLENIPSQIDSSCCTGKESEGQLLPLPTPAYTLSDEDGVVSIPPQRYMQKDQGLHVDFGMENTDPSPRDNNCEMFPAYELDPSCLLASRDVSKMSLDNYSDTTSYMGSVASTSSDRTPSAPPAGLSSERHKKRAGQNALKFIRQYPFAHPAIYSLLSGRTLVVLGEDETIVRKLVTALSIFVPNYGCYAKPVKHWISSPLHIMDFQKWKLIGLQRVASPANVGTLHTLSRYSRYTSILDLDSKTLRCPLYRGTLVPRLADHRTQIKRGSTYYLHVQSMLTQLCSKAFLYTFCHHLHLPAHSEETQEAVASRQTSFLKLTLGLVNEDIRVVQYLAELLKLHYMQESPGTTHPLLRFDYVPSFLYKI; this is translated from the exons ATGATCAGCGCCCCTGATGTGGTGGCCTTCACCAAGGAAGACGAATACGAGGAAGAACCTTACAATGAGCCTGCCTTGCCTGAGGAGTACTCAGTTCCTCTGTTTCCTTATGCCAGCCAGGGGGCTAATCCCTGGTCTAAACTGTCTGGAGCCAAGTTCTCCAGGGACTTCATCCTTATTTCCGAgttctctgagcaggtgggacCCCAGCCCTTGCTCACCATCCCCAATGACACCAAAGTTTTTGGCACTTTTGATCTCAATTACTTCTCCTTGCGCATCATGTCAGTGGATTACCAGGCTTCATTCGTAGGCCATCCTCCTGGTTCTGCCTACCCCAAGTTGAACTTTGTGGAGGACTCTAAAGTGGTACTGGGAGACTCTAAGGAAGGGGCCTTTGCATATGTGCACCACCTTACCTTGTATGACCTGGAAGCCAGGGGCTTTGTGAGGCCCTTTTGTATGGCTTATATCTCTGCAGACCAGCATAAAATCATGCAACAATTCCAAGAGCTCTCAGCTGAATTTTCCAAAGCATCTGAATGCTTGAAGATGGGTAACAGGAAGGCATTTGCTGGGGAACTTGAGAAAAAGCTAAAAGACTTGGATTATACGAGGACAGTGCTACACACAGAAACTGAAATCCAGAAGAAAGCCAATGACAAGGGTTTTTATTCTTCTCAGGCAATCGAGAAAGCCAATGAACTGGCCAATGTGGAGAAGTCCATCATTGAACATCAAGATTTACTGAGGCAGATCCGCTCATACCCTCGTCAGAAGATGAAGATACCTGATTTGCATCCTGGTGATACAGAGCATACCCAAGATCAGGCTGACCAGGTATCCACTACCTCTAATCCTGAGGAGTCAGCTAATGCAGACCTTTATACCTGCAGGCCGGCTTACACCCCCAAACTCATCAAAGCAAAGTCCACCAAGTGTTTTGACAAGAAGCTGAAGACCTTGGAGGAACTCTGTGACACTGAGTATTTCACTCAGACCCTGGCCCAGCTGAGCCACATTGAACACATGTTCAGAGGAGACCTGTGCTACCTCCTGACCAGTCAGATTGACAGAGCACTTCGAAAACAACAGCCCATAACAAATTTCCTCTTTGAAGATTTTGTAGAGATTGATGACAGGATGGAGAAGCAAGAGAATGTGCCCTCTCAGCACAGTCAGGACAGCCTGCCTTCCAAGCCTGTAGAAGAATGCCCCATTCCTAAAGTGTTAATTAGTGTTGGCTCTTACAAGTCCAGTGTGGAGTCTGTATTGATCAAGATGGAGCAGGAAGTTGGAGAGGAAGAGTACAAGGGAGTGGAGGCAACAGAGTCAAGCAGTTTTGACCCCCAAGAAAACCTGGACTACCTGGATATGGATATGAAAGGGAGCATCAGTAGTGGGGAAAGCATTGAGGTTCTGGGCACCGAGAAGTCAGCTTCTGTGTTGTCGAAATCTGACAGCCAGGCCAGCCTCACCGTGCCATTGAGCCCCCATGTAGTTCGTAGCAAAGCAGTCAGCCACAGGACAATCAGTGAGGATAGCATTGAAGTCTTAAGCACCTGCCCTTCTGAGGCCCTCATTCCTGACGACTTTAAGGCCAGCTACCCAAGTGCCATTAATGAAGAAGAAGCCTGTGCAGATAATGAGGGGGCCATCCATTTCCGGGCAAGTGCCAGCTCACCAGAACTGGATGAGACTCAGGAGAGCAACTTGGAAAATATCCCATCCCAAATAGACTCCAGCTGCTGTACTGGAAAGGAGAGTGAAGGTCAATTGTTGCCTCTCCCAACCCCAGCCTACACTCTTTCTGATGAGGATGGTGTGGTGAGCATTCCCCCACAGCGCTACATGCAGAAGGACCAGGGGCTCCACGTGGACTTCGGGATGGAAAACACAGACCCTTCTCCCCGAGATAACAATTGCGAAATGTTCCCAGCTTATGAGCTGGATCCAAGCTGCCTTCTGGCTAGCCGAGATGTTAGTAAGATGAGCCTGGATAACTACTCGGATACCACTAGCTACATGGGCAGTGTGGCCTCCACCAGCTCGGATAGAACCCCCTCCGCACCTCCTGCTGGCctatcctctgagaggcacaAAAAGAGGGCTGGCCAGAATGCCTTAAAATTCATCCGCCAGTACCCTTTTGCCCACCCAGCCATCTACTCTCTGCTCAGTGGGAGGACACTTGTGGTCCTAGGTGAAGATGAAACCATAGTCAGGAAGCTGGTAACTGCACTGTCCATCTTTGTTCCCAACTATGGCTGCTATGCCAAGCCGGTGAAGCACTGGATTTCCTCCCCTTTGCATATTATGGATTTTCAGAAGTGGAAACTTATTGGCCTACAAAG AGTGGCCTCTCCTGCCAATGTGGGTACCCTCCATACCCTGAGTCGTTACAGCCGCTATACAAGCATCTTGGACCTGGACAGCAAGACCCTACGCTGTCCCCTGTACAGGGGCACACTGGTGCCCCGCCTGGCTGACCATCGCACTCAGATCAAGCGGGGCAGCACATACTATCTTCATGTCCAGAGCATGCTCACCCAGCTCTGCTCCAAGGCATTCCTCTATACTTTTTGTCACCACTTGCATCTGCCTGCCCACAGTGAGGAGACACAAGAAGCAGTGGCCAGCAGACAAACCAGCTTCCTAAAGCTAACCCTGGGACTAGTGAATGAGGACATCAGAGTGGTGCAGTACCTGGCTGAGCTGTTGAAATTGCACTATATGCAGGAGTCACCTGGGACCACCCACCCACTGCTCAGGTTTGACTATGTCCCCAGCTTTTTGTACAAAATCTAA